The following coding sequences lie in one Nocardioides sambongensis genomic window:
- a CDS encoding serine/threonine-protein kinase: MGEVFAGRYELIDPIASGGMGTVWRVLDLHDDEVKAAKMLRQTDAAMLLRFVREQSMRIDHTHVVTPQSWAGVDDRVLFTMPLVRGGSVAGLMKQHGPLSPYWIGHLADQTLQALEAVHAAGIVHRDIKPGNLLLEPTGTGVPHLRLTDFGIAVPEDEPRLTHVAMVIGTPGYMAPEQYAGGDPDPRSDVYALGIVVLEMLTGRRPPGEGAPPPIDLSTMRNGDAGHDAVVDLIEAATRYDVTGRPGAGELRRHPAMARLLALPADPTDGVRIDDGFPPMPERSTAPARGGTAATAYPPPPPPSAAPASMPAPMPPPTAPTLVGAGPERPGSTGASARASYLLLGAGALALLIGILLLLL; the protein is encoded by the coding sequence ATGGGTGAGGTCTTCGCCGGGCGCTACGAGCTGATCGACCCGATCGCGTCGGGCGGCATGGGCACCGTGTGGCGGGTCCTCGACCTCCACGACGACGAGGTCAAGGCCGCCAAGATGCTGCGCCAGACCGACGCCGCGATGCTGTTGCGGTTCGTCCGCGAGCAGTCGATGCGGATCGACCACACCCACGTGGTCACGCCCCAGTCCTGGGCCGGGGTCGACGACCGGGTGCTCTTCACGATGCCGCTGGTCCGGGGTGGGTCCGTGGCCGGGTTGATGAAGCAGCACGGCCCGCTGTCGCCGTACTGGATCGGGCATCTGGCGGACCAGACCCTGCAGGCGCTGGAGGCGGTGCACGCGGCGGGCATCGTCCACCGCGACATCAAGCCCGGCAACCTGCTGCTCGAGCCCACCGGGACGGGCGTGCCGCACCTGCGCCTCACCGACTTCGGGATCGCGGTGCCCGAGGACGAGCCGCGGCTCACCCACGTCGCGATGGTGATCGGCACGCCCGGCTACATGGCACCCGAGCAGTACGCCGGCGGCGACCCGGACCCGCGATCGGACGTCTACGCGCTCGGCATCGTGGTGCTCGAGATGCTGACCGGGAGGCGGCCGCCCGGTGAGGGAGCGCCGCCACCGATCGACCTCTCCACGATGCGCAACGGCGACGCCGGCCACGACGCCGTGGTCGACCTGATCGAGGCCGCGACCCGCTACGACGTCACCGGCCGTCCGGGCGCCGGCGAGCTGCGTCGGCACCCGGCGATGGCGCGGCTGCTGGCCCTGCCCGCCGATCCGACCGACGGGGTGCGGATCGACGACGGGTTCCCACCGATGCCGGAGCGGTCCACCGCACCCGCCCGAGGCGGCACGGCCGCCACCGCCTACCCGCCGCCCCCGCCGCCGAGCGCCGCGCCCGCCTCGATGCCCGCCCCGATGCCGCCGCCGACCGCCCCCACCCTGGTCGGGGCCGGCCCGGAGAGGCCCGGCTCGACCGGGGCGTCGGCGCGCGCGTCGTACCTGCTGCTCGGTGCGGGCGCGCTCGCCCTGCTGATCGGGATCCTGCTGCTGCTGCTCTGA
- a CDS encoding GNAT family N-acetyltransferase yields the protein MTTRTALPAGLTTRPLHPGDARAVFEVIADSERHDIGTVEIEEADIVSDWQRPSHDLASSSVAVLDGARLVAFAELISTDRYDAGVHPDARGRGIGTWLAHWVQDLARSRGARVIGMPVPEDSPGDRLLTGLGYRIRWTSWVLRLGAGEEVAARPLPAGYRLREAVEADRPQIHTVLEDAFLEWSQRPRQSLEDFAAGVWERPGFEPWHLQVVTCTAPAGDQVADTDRAGTEQVGTEQVVGVAFAWNVVDGDATDTYVDRLAVAADHRDRGLAQALLVATFAEGRRRGATTSSLSTDSRTGALSLYRKVGMRPDSVWLHRAIDLTP from the coding sequence GTGACCACCCGCACCGCACTGCCCGCCGGCCTCACCACACGCCCGCTCCACCCCGGGGACGCCCGCGCCGTCTTCGAGGTGATCGCCGACTCCGAGCGCCACGACATCGGCACCGTGGAGATCGAGGAGGCGGACATCGTCTCCGACTGGCAACGTCCCTCCCACGACCTCGCGTCGAGCTCCGTCGCGGTGCTCGACGGCGCCCGCCTGGTGGCGTTCGCCGAGCTCATCAGCACCGACCGGTACGACGCCGGCGTCCACCCGGACGCCCGGGGTCGCGGCATCGGCACCTGGTTGGCGCACTGGGTCCAGGACCTCGCCCGATCGCGGGGCGCACGGGTGATCGGGATGCCGGTCCCCGAGGACTCGCCCGGCGACCGGCTGCTGACCGGGCTCGGCTACCGGATCCGGTGGACCAGCTGGGTGCTCCGGCTCGGCGCCGGCGAGGAGGTCGCCGCACGTCCGCTGCCGGCCGGCTACCGCCTCCGGGAGGCGGTCGAAGCGGACCGGCCCCAGATCCACACCGTCCTCGAGGACGCCTTCCTGGAGTGGTCGCAACGCCCGCGGCAGAGCCTGGAGGACTTCGCGGCCGGCGTCTGGGAGCGGCCCGGCTTCGAGCCGTGGCACCTCCAGGTCGTCACCTGCACGGCACCGGCCGGCGATCAGGTGGCGGACACCGACCGGGCGGGCACCGAGCAGGTGGGCACCGAGCAGGTCGTCGGCGTCGCCTTCGCCTGGAACGTGGTCGACGGCGACGCCACCGACACCTACGTCGACCGGCTCGCGGTCGCCGCCGACCACCGGGACAGGGGGCTGGCGCAGGCCCTCCTGGTCGCCACCTTCGCCGAGGGGCGGCGGCGCGGTGCCACCACCAGCTCGCTGTCGACCGACTCCCGCACCGGCGCACTCTCGCTCTACCGGAAGGTCGGCATGCGGCCCGACTCGGTGTGGCTGCACCGGGCGATCGACCTGACCCCGTGA
- a CDS encoding YceI family protein, with product MSETTTTALADLTGDYTIDAAHSRLGFVARHAMVTKVRGAFKEFEGTAHIDTANPAASSVDLVIKAGSIDTGVADRDGHLASGDFFDVETYPELRFTSTAVERDGEEWTITGDLTIKDVTGPVTIIFEEGGSAKDPFGNLRVGFEGDVTVNRKDWGLTWNAALETGGFLVSEKVKLEFDISAIRNA from the coding sequence ATGTCCGAGACCACCACCACCGCCCTGGCCGACCTCACCGGCGACTACACCATCGACGCCGCGCACAGCCGCCTCGGCTTCGTCGCCCGCCACGCGATGGTCACCAAGGTCCGCGGCGCGTTCAAGGAGTTCGAGGGCACCGCCCACATCGACACCGCGAACCCGGCCGCGTCCTCGGTCGACCTGGTCATCAAGGCCGGCAGCATCGACACCGGCGTCGCCGACCGCGACGGCCACCTGGCCTCCGGCGACTTCTTCGACGTCGAGACCTACCCCGAGCTCCGGTTCACCTCCACCGCCGTCGAGCGCGACGGCGAGGAGTGGACGATCACCGGCGACCTGACCATCAAGGACGTCACCGGCCCGGTCACCATCATCTTCGAGGAGGGCGGCTCGGCCAAGGACCCGTTCGGCAACCTGCGCGTCGGCTTCGAGGGCGACGTCACCGTCAACCGCAAGGACTGGGGCCTGACCTGGAACGCCGCCCTGGAGACCGGCGGCTTCCTGGTCTCGGAGAAGGTCAAGCTCGAGTTCGACATCTCCGCGATCCGCAACGCCTGA
- a CDS encoding PadR family transcriptional regulator, translating into MGRHYDEFCGGFGRRGDDEGYGARRGRNAYERYEDTEPRRRQRGGWGAWTDGPWGEHPRPGGHRGGPYGGPAGPPPWLAGLLGFGRPETGRGPRVRRGDVRSAILDVLRVAGERDESPNGYQVIQRIAERSDGAWRPSPGSVYPTIQQLEDEGLVELDEESGRRALRLTASGARYCAENAEELAAVWMPFERQPEVPGNVEQADIKAELPQVMSAVWQIVTSGSDAQRRAAVEVLADARRRLYGILADGPEQANPEE; encoded by the coding sequence ATGGGACGCCACTACGACGAGTTCTGCGGCGGCTTCGGCCGCCGCGGCGATGACGAGGGCTACGGCGCACGCCGTGGCCGCAACGCCTACGAGCGTTACGAGGACACCGAGCCCCGACGCCGCCAGCGCGGCGGCTGGGGTGCCTGGACCGACGGACCCTGGGGGGAGCACCCGCGCCCCGGCGGTCACCGCGGCGGCCCGTACGGCGGCCCCGCCGGTCCGCCGCCCTGGCTGGCCGGACTGCTCGGTTTCGGCCGGCCCGAGACCGGGCGTGGCCCGCGGGTCCGCCGCGGCGACGTACGATCCGCGATCCTGGACGTGCTGCGCGTCGCCGGTGAGCGCGACGAGTCGCCCAACGGCTACCAGGTGATCCAGCGGATCGCCGAGCGCAGCGACGGCGCCTGGCGGCCGAGCCCCGGCTCGGTCTACCCGACCATCCAGCAGCTCGAGGACGAGGGGCTGGTCGAGCTCGACGAGGAGAGCGGCCGCCGCGCGCTGCGGCTGACGGCCTCCGGTGCGCGCTACTGCGCCGAGAACGCCGAGGAGCTCGCCGCGGTCTGGATGCCGTTCGAGCGTCAGCCCGAGGTGCCCGGCAACGTGGAGCAGGCCGACATCAAGGCCGAGCTCCCGCAGGTGATGAGCGCCGTGTGGCAGATCGTCACCAGCGGCTCCGACGCCCAGCGCCGTGCTGCGGTCGAGGTGCTCGCCGACGCCCGGCGCCGGCTCTACGGCATCCTCGCCGACGGTCCGGAGCAGGCCAACCCCGAGGAGTGA